The nucleotide sequence CAGAATGCCTCAGATGAGAGTTGGATTATAGACTGACCCGTGatgtctgtgtcattctgcTCTGCGTTGGGTGGATTATACCACGCTAACCAGGTGTTTGGTCCCATATCCTCATACTGACCGTGATGTGTGTTCTGTTAGTGTTGTCTGTTTGTCACATGGATGTTTGATGCAAATTACTTCAAGCATTTCCTGGAAGTTAACTCCTTTTTTCTCCTAATTATGTCAGAATAggctcatgcttttttttctgtaatttccCACCTTTTTCCACCCAAACAATTGAAAGCAATTAATGCATTATTGACTTTTTCCACAGTATTTGATTATTAtagaatattttaaaatgtgagattattatttttaaatgaccATTAACCCTGATTTAATGCTTGCTTTGTCATATTTCTTCCTTATGCGGAATATGTAGGTCTAAAGATGCAGTGGACCCCGGAGCACACACAATGGGCAGAACAACACTTTGACATCTCATCCACCACCCGCTCGCCGGCACACAAAGTAGAGGCCTACCGGGGGCACTTACAACGAACGTACCAGTATGCGTGGGCAAACGATGACATCTCTGCACTGACTGCCTCCAATCTGCTCAAGAAATATGCAGAGAAGTACTCTGGGATCCTAGAGGGCCCAAATGAGAGAGCCCTGCTGTGTTCCTACTCTGATAGCACCACTGGACTCATGAATGGACGAAAGTCAGAGAATGAGTCCTGGCAGGAGGGGATTTACCCAATGAACTGTGCTCCAGATGTTATATCTGTGAGCAAAGCTGGAATGACAGCTGCCCTACCCCCTACAGATGTGTCGGCTAGCATAGGCAGCTCCCCGGGGGTGGCCAGCAGCTTGTCTGAGCCCAGCTATTCCAGCAGTAACTGTGGGAGCCACACAGCCACTACTCTCCACTCGGGCCTCCCCTCTCAGGAATATACTGCCAGCTACAACGGCTCCTACCTGCATTCTAGCTACAGTGGCCAGAGTACCCCAGCCCTCCCCTCCCCACACCCCTCTCCTTTGCACAGTGCCGGGCTCTTACAACCACCACCCCCGCCTCCTCCCCCTACCTTAGTGCCGAGCTACAACGCCGGGTCTCCAAACCTTCCTAACTACAATTATCCTCCAACAGGGTATCCTTCTCAGACTGCTGTTGGCCCCGGTTATAGCCCTGGGGGAGCACCCCCTCCTTCTGCTTATCTGCCATCCGGTATTGCAGCTCCTACACCAATCCCTCCTTCGACCCTGCCCGGCTACACCTACCAGTCCCATAATCATACACCAATTGCACCAACACCTTTGAATGGCAGCACATCCAACTCATTAAAACGAAAAGCTTTCTACATGAGCGGACATGGAGATATGGACTCTAGCTATGGTAATTTTAACTACAACCAACAGCGCTCCTCACAGAGCCCTATGTACAGAATAACAGACAGCGGCTCAGACTCAAACAGGGGCAATGGCTTTGACAGAAACGCAGAGTCTCTAGCATTTAAGCCAACCAAACAGCCAATGTCTTCTGATCAACAGAGAAAATTTATTGTGCACTCTGGCAGAGCACTAACTCCTCCATCCTATGGATCAACCAAAAGCTCTGTGGGTGATCTCAGAACTGGCGAGCCCTACAGCAAGTTTGGATCCCCCATCATGAGCGAGCAAACTGAAGAGCACAGACAGCACCTCTCTCACTCCCTAACAGGGCCTGACATCGGTACGGCTACCTCGTCCATCCATGCTGCAGAGGAACAACTGAAAAACAGTGACTCCAACCTGGTTGAGATGGTAACCACAGAAATCCTTCAGCAGGGCCCTCCAGTGGACTGGAGTGACATCGCAGGTCTGGATATGGCCAAAGCAGCCATCAAAGAGGAGATACTTTGGCCCATTTTGAGGCCAGATATGTTTAGTGGACTTGCCACATTACCTCGGAGCCTCCTTTTATTTGGACCTCAGGGAACTGGTAGAACACTGCTGGCCCACTGTATGGCCAGCCAACTGGGGGCTGCCTTCTTGAGACTCAGCAGCTCAGCTCTGGTGACCAAGTGGCTGGGGGAGGGGGACAAGATCATCCAAGCTTCTTTTCTGGTGGCACGGTGTCGCCAGCCAGCGGTAGTGTTTATCAGAGAGGTggacctgctgctgtcagcccagCTCAGCGAGGAGAGCCCAGTGAATCGCCTCAAGGCTGAGCTCCTCATGCAGCTTGACAGCATTCTGACCTCCGCTGAGGACCACGTCCTCGTGGTCTGCTCCACCAATAAGCCTGAAGAGATCCCAGAGTCCCTACGGAGGTACTTTGCCAAGCGACTGCTCATCCCCTTGCCTGATGGGACAGCACGACACCAGATAATCAGCCAACTGCTCTCACAGCACAACTACTGTCTCAGTGACAAAGAGATGTCACTACTGGTTCAGAGGACAGAGGGCTTTTCTGGACAGGACGTGGCTCAGCTGTGTCAAGAGGCTGTGGTAGGTCCTCTCCATGGCATTCCTGGTACTGACCTGTCATCTATCCATCCCACTCAGATGAGACCGGTCTCCTACCAAGACTTTGACAATGTGTTTTGCAAATTCCAGCCCAGCATATCACAAAAAGAACTTGACATGTACACTGAGTGGAATAAAATGTTTGGCTGTAGTCAATGAAAGAGACTCATCAAACACAATTTCTTTAAGTCCAGTAATTGAATACAAATAAATGTTTGGCCTTCAGTGAACaggaaaaataacaaacagtggTGACATGAACATACAGCAAAGGGATTGTCCTTGAAGGCTTTAGATAGAAGATGACAGTCTGGATGTCACACATTGGTAAAGTTAATTAAATGCTTTATACGGCTGACTAAAACTCAAACGACTTGGAAGAAGATGCCCCCCGTTtttgtatatacatatatatataaatatatatacatactatTCTGCTGATCTTGAGATTTAGTTGCTATCAAGTGCCTGAGGTGGTGctgtttaagttttttttttctttttgcctcaCAATCTTCATTGGTGACATGTgctaatataaaaaaaaagctttaaaatgagacaaaaaactTGCTTTCTCTTTTCCATTAGTGTTC is from Epinephelus moara isolate mb chromosome 7, YSFRI_EMoa_1.0, whole genome shotgun sequence and encodes:
- the fign gene encoding fidgetin isoform X1 — its product is MITSTSIYGLKMQWTPEHTQWAEQHFDISSTTRSPAHKVEAYRGHLQRTYQYAWANDDISALTASNLLKKYAEKYSGILEGPNERALLCSYSDSTTGLMNGRKSENESWQEGIYPMNCAPDVISVSKAGMTAALPPTDVSASIGSSPGVASSLSEPSYSSSNCGSHTATTLHSGLPSQEYTASYNGSYLHSSYSGQSTPALPSPHPSPLHSAGLLQPPPPPPPPTLVPSYNAGSPNLPNYNYPPTGYPSQTAVGPGYSPGGAPPPSAYLPSGIAAPTPIPPSTLPGYTYQSHNHTPIAPTPLNGSTSNSLKRKAFYMSGHGDMDSSYGNFNYNQQRSSQSPMYRITDSGSDSNRGNGFDRNAESLAFKPTKQPMSSDQQRKFIVHSGRALTPPSYGSTKSSVGDLRTGEPYSKFGSPIMSEQTEEHRQHLSHSLTGPDIGTATSSIHAAEEQLKNSDSNLVEMVTTEILQQGPPVDWSDIAGLDMAKAAIKEEILWPILRPDMFSGLATLPRSLLLFGPQGTGRTLLAHCMASQLGAAFLRLSSSALVTKWLGEGDKIIQASFLVARCRQPAVVFIREVDLLLSAQLSEESPVNRLKAELLMQLDSILTSAEDHVLVVCSTNKPEEIPESLRRYFAKRLLIPLPDGTARHQIISQLLSQHNYCLSDKEMSLLVQRTEGFSGQDVAQLCQEAVVGPLHGIPGTDLSSIHPTQMRPVSYQDFDNVFCKFQPSISQKELDMYTEWNKMFGCSQ
- the fign gene encoding fidgetin isoform X2, which encodes MQWTPEHTQWAEQHFDISSTTRSPAHKVEAYRGHLQRTYQYAWANDDISALTASNLLKKYAEKYSGILEGPNERALLCSYSDSTTGLMNGRKSENESWQEGIYPMNCAPDVISVSKAGMTAALPPTDVSASIGSSPGVASSLSEPSYSSSNCGSHTATTLHSGLPSQEYTASYNGSYLHSSYSGQSTPALPSPHPSPLHSAGLLQPPPPPPPPTLVPSYNAGSPNLPNYNYPPTGYPSQTAVGPGYSPGGAPPPSAYLPSGIAAPTPIPPSTLPGYTYQSHNHTPIAPTPLNGSTSNSLKRKAFYMSGHGDMDSSYGNFNYNQQRSSQSPMYRITDSGSDSNRGNGFDRNAESLAFKPTKQPMSSDQQRKFIVHSGRALTPPSYGSTKSSVGDLRTGEPYSKFGSPIMSEQTEEHRQHLSHSLTGPDIGTATSSIHAAEEQLKNSDSNLVEMVTTEILQQGPPVDWSDIAGLDMAKAAIKEEILWPILRPDMFSGLATLPRSLLLFGPQGTGRTLLAHCMASQLGAAFLRLSSSALVTKWLGEGDKIIQASFLVARCRQPAVVFIREVDLLLSAQLSEESPVNRLKAELLMQLDSILTSAEDHVLVVCSTNKPEEIPESLRRYFAKRLLIPLPDGTARHQIISQLLSQHNYCLSDKEMSLLVQRTEGFSGQDVAQLCQEAVVGPLHGIPGTDLSSIHPTQMRPVSYQDFDNVFCKFQPSISQKELDMYTEWNKMFGCSQ